One genomic window of Eleginops maclovinus isolate JMC-PN-2008 ecotype Puerto Natales chromosome 12, JC_Emac_rtc_rv5, whole genome shotgun sequence includes the following:
- the slc7a4 gene encoding cationic amino acid transporter 4 encodes MATCPRGCTPAVRLCQKLNRLKTLDDDMMATSLKRCLSTLDLTLLGVGGMVGSGLYVLTGTVAKDMVGPAVIISFIFAGFASLLAAFCYAEFGARIPKVGSAYMFTYVSVGEVWAFLIGWNVILENMIGGAAVARAWSGYLDSIFNHAIQNFTETHIMQWNVPFLAHYPDLLAAGILIVASFFISFGVKVSSYLNHIFSVISMAVIIFILVFGFMLAEPANWSAKEGGFAPFGLSGILAGSATCFYAFVGFDVIASSSEEAKNPQKAVPIATAISLGLAAAAYILVSTVLTLMVPWHSLDPNSALADAFFRRGYSWAGVIVAIGSICAMNTVLLCNLFSLPRIVYAMADDGLFFSFFARVNPVTKVPVNAILVFGILMSTMALIFDLEALVQFLSIGTLLAYTFVASSVIVLRFQPDKTSSKGTASTSPNPNAETSPAPTESQTIREDSGELKQYESFSDKLQLVERQASSEKRGVGQLKAYWEPYLGKLLGDCEPGEVVAFCVLTLIVSSVSLCVVLEFGTKQLQLPIWSFSMLLGIFILAYVLSLTLIWLHEPQTSSKTFQVPLVPLTPAASILINVFLMMKLSYLTWIRFTVWIAVGLIVYFGYGIWHSKEGKRELQPKDMAARYVVLPSGSLVETVQPVQPEGQMDTSAHDFNSPTASTAEENAGKR; translated from the exons ATGGCAACTTGTCCGAGAGGCTGCACCCCAGCGGTGCGCCTTTGTCAGAAACTGAACCGACTCAAGACACTGGATGATGACATGATGGCCACGTCGCTGAAACGCTGCCTCTCCACCCTGGACCTGACTCTGTTGGGAGTCGGGGGCATGGTGGGCTCTGGGCTTTATGTCCTGACAGGAACGGTGGCTAAAGACATGGTTGGGCCCGCTGTCATCATATCCTTCATTTTTGCTGGTTTTGCTTCACTACTGGCTGCATTTTGCTACGCAGAGTTTGGAGCACGCATTCCCAAAGTAGGATCTGCCTACATGTTTACCTATGTGTCTGTGGGAGAGGTCTGGGCATTTCTCATTGGTTGGAATGTGATTTTGGAGAACATGATTGGTGGCGCTGCTGTGGCACGTGCCTGGAGTGGCTATCTGGACTCCATTTTTAACCACGCCATCCAGAacttcacagagacacacatcatGCAGTGGAATGTGCCCTTCCTTGCCCATTACCCAGACCTCCTTGCAGCAGGGATTCTTATAGTTGCCTCGTTCTTCATTTCCTTTGGAGTTAAAGTGTCCTCTTACTTAAACCATATCTTCTCCGTTATAAGCATGGCTGTCATAATTTTCATCCTGGTATTTGGCTTTATGCTGGCTGAACCAGCCAATTGGAGTGCGAAAGAAGGAGGTTTTGCACCTTTCGGCCTATCTGGAATACTGGCAGGCTCGGCTACGTGCTTCTACGCATTTGTGGGCTTCGATGTAATTGCATCCTCAAGTGAGGAGGCCAAGAACCCACAGAAAGCAGTTCCCATTGCAACTGCTATTTCCCTTGGACTGGCAGCAGCAGCTTACATCCTGGTCTCCACAGTGCTCACCCTAATGGTACCCTGGCATTCACTGGACCCAAATTCTGCTCTGGCAGATGCCTTCTTCCGCCGGGGTTACAGTTGGGCTGGAGTTATTGTGGCAATAGGTTCCATCTGCG CCATGAACACTGTTCTGCTCTGTAatctcttctccctccctcGGATTGTGTACGCCATGGCAGACGACGGGttgttcttctccttctttgCAAGGGTCAATCCTGTCACCAAAGTCCCTGTCAATGCTATCCTGGTGTTCGGGATCCTCATGTCCACAATGGCTCTCATCTTTGACCTGGAGGCCTTGGTTCAGTTCCTGTCCATCGGCACCCTCCTAGCATACACCTTTGTGGCATCGAGTGTAATTGTACTGCGATTTCAGCCCGACAAAACCAGCTCCAAAGGAACCGCTTCCACATCTCCAAACCCAAATGCTGAGACCTCCCCTGCCCCCACAGAGTCTCAGACCATAAGGGAGGACAGCGGGGAGCTGAAGCAGTATGAGTCTTTCTCTGACAAACTCCAGCTTGTGGAGAGACAGGCATCAAGTGAGAAGCGTGGGGTGGGCCAGCTGAAGGCTTACTGGGAACCGTACCTCGGCAAGCTACTGGGGGACTGTGAGCCGGGTGAGGTGGTGGCCTTTTGCGTGCTTACGCTGATCGTGAGCTCAGTCTCCCTTTGTGTCGTGTTAGAGTTTGGAACCAAACAGCTTCAGCTACCAATCTGGAGCTTCTCAATGCTGCTggggatttttattttagcttATGTTCTCAGCCTGACACTCATCTGGCTTCATGAGCCACAAACCAGCAGCAAAACATTCCAG GTACCTTTGGTTCCATTGACTCCAGCTGCCAGTATCCTCATCAATGTGTTCCTCATGATGAAGCTCAGCTATCTGACCTGGATACGATTCACTGTATGGATCGCTGTAG GTCTAATTGTGTATTTCGGCTATGGGATCTGGCACAGTAAGGAGGGCAAGCGGGAGCTGCAGCCCAAAGACATGGCCGCCCGGTATGTGGTGCTTCCCAGTGGCAGCCTTGTAGAGACGGTGCAGCCTGTCCAGCCTGAAGGACAAATGGACACCTCTGCACATGACTTCAACAGCCCCACTGCCTCCACAGCTGAGGAGAACGCAGGAAAGAGATGA
- the dgcr6 gene encoding protein DGCR6 codes for MVTVLTSVPSVIQCPTWWTHQATARIFTDRHLDRELLGSCSKFKEMDVYPGVTDGDPAKHQERHYYLLSELQTLVKDLPSSFQQRLSYNTLGDLALALIDGTVYEIVQGLLDIQHLTEKNLYNQRQKLHSELQALKQDLLRKHKDALQTCKSHNLTLLKSNQQAELEALEIRVREEQRIMDKKIVAEMDQKVIDQQNTLEKAGVPGFFITTNPQELTMQMNLLELILKLQQKESQY; via the exons ATG GTGACGGTCCTCACGAGCGTCCCTTCTGTGATACAATGCCCCACCTGGTGGACACATCAAGCTACTGCACGCATCTTTACAGACAGGCATCTTGACAGAGAGCTATTGGGGTCCTGTTCTAAAT TTAAGGAGATGGATGTTTATCCCGGTGTCACTGACGGCGATCCTGCAAAGCACCAAGAAAGACATTACTACCTCTTATCTGAACTGCAAACCTTAGTCAAAGATTTACCAAG CTCCTTCCAGCAGCGGCTGTCCTACAACACGCTGGGTGACTTGGCTCTGGCTCTCATCGATGGGACTGTCTATGAGATTGTTCAGGGGCTGCTGGATATTCAGCACCTTACAGAGAAAAATCTGTACAACCAGAGGCAAAAGCTGCACAGTGAACTCCAAG cACTCAAACAAGACCTTCTGCGAAAACACAAGGATGCTTTGCAGACTTGCAAGTCGCACAACCTCACGCTTCTTAAATCTAACCAACAAGCAGAGCTGGAG GCTCTGGAAATTCGAGTGCGAGAGGAACAACGAATTATGGATAAAAAGATTGTAGCAGAAATGGATCAGAAAGTGATAGACCAGCAGAACACCTTGGAGAAGGCGGGAGTCCCTGGATTTTTTATCACCACCAATCCTCAG GAGCTGACAATGCAGATGAACCTACTTGAATTGATCCTTAAGCTTCAACAAAAGGAGTCACAATATTGA